In the Theobroma cacao cultivar B97-61/B2 chromosome 1, Criollo_cocoa_genome_V2, whole genome shotgun sequence genome, one interval contains:
- the LOC18614305 gene encoding vestitone reductase has translation MEEGKGAICVTGGTGYIASWLIKKLLEEGYSVHTTIRVDPENKKDISFLTSLPRATERLKIFAADLSDLDSFDAAIEGCKGVLHLATPVDFENKESEEVLTKRSINGALGIMKACLKSKTVKRLVYTSSLSAVVFNDKGVEMMDESFWTDAAFARDKLDPSLSSYVISKTLTERAALEFGTEHGLDVVTVIPSFVVGPFICPKFPGAVRLSLAPVLGNRDEYSLLLNVEMVHVDDLSRAFIFLLEHPEAKGRYNCSSDRVTIQKIVEILSANYPEFTLPTADSLAEIEGTKMPSLSSKKLLDSGFKFNYGVVDMFDGAIKCCKEKGFL, from the exons ATGGAAGAAGGAAAAGGAGCCATATGCGTGACAGGAGGTACCGGATACATAGCTTCATGGCTGATCAAGAAGCTCCTTGAGGAGGGTTACTCTGTCCATACCACCATTAGAGTTGACCCAG aaaacaaaaaagatatTAGCTTCCTCACCAGCCTGCCAAGAGCAACCGAAAGGCTCAAAATCTTTGCAGCTGATCTTAGTGATCTGGACAGTTTCGATGCAGCCATTGAAGGATGCAAGGGAGTCCTCCACCTTGCCACTCCTGTCGATTTCGAAAACAAAGAGTCTGAGGAAGTGTTAACGAAACGGTCGATCAATGGAGCACTTGGCATCATGAAGGCATgcttaaaatcaaaaacagTGAAGAGACTTGTTTACACTTCTAGCTTATCCGCCGTTGTGTTTAACGACAAAGGTGTGGAGATGATGGATGAGAGTTTTTGGACTGATGCGGCTTTCGCTAGAGATAAATTAGATCCGTCCCTAAGTTCCTATGTAATTTCTAAGACTTTGACAGAAAGGGCAGCTCTGGAATTTGGAACAGAGCATGGATTGGATGTGGTGACAGTGATTCCTTCTTTTGTTGTTGGTCCTTTCATCTGTCCCAAGTTCCCTGGTGCAGTGCGCTTATCATTGGCTCCGGTCTTAG GGAATAGGGATGAGTATAGTCTTCTTCTCAATGTAGAGATGGTGCATGTTGATGATTTATCAAGGGCATTCATCTTCCTGCTCGAGCATCCTGAGGCAAAAGGGAGATACAATTGTTCCTCAGACAGAGTAACTATTCAAAAAATAGTTGAAATTCTTTCTGCTAATTACCCAGAATTCACACTTCCAACAGCAGA TTCCCTAGCAGAAATTGAAGGTACTAAAATGCCTAGTTTGTCATCAAAGAAACTCCTGGATTCGGGTTTCAAATTTAACTATGGGGTTGTGGATATGTTTGATGGAGCTATCAAGTGCTGCAAGGAAAAAGGCTTTCTCTA A
- the LOC18614304 gene encoding vestitone reductase: MEGDKGTVCVTGGTGFIASWLIKRLLEEGYSVHATVRADPENRRDTSFLTSLPGAAEKLKIFSADLNDPDSFDAAIEGCKGVLHVATPVDFENKEPEEVVIERAISGALGIVKACLKSKTVKRVVYTSSASAVLFNNKDLDMMDESFWTDVDLVREKLDPHVRSYMISKTLTERAALEFAADHRLDLVTVIPTFVVGPFICPKFPGSVRTTLALVLGNQHEYATLLNTSMVHVDDVARAHIFLLEYPDAKGRYNCSSDTISLQKLAEILSAKYPEFPIPTADSLAEVQGMKVPGLSSKKLMDTGFKFQYGVEEMLDGAIKCCKEKGYL; the protein is encoded by the exons ATGGAAGGAGATAAAGGAACCGTGTGTGTGACTGGAGGGACTGGATTTATAGCTTCATGGCTGATCAAGAGGCTTCTTGAAGAGGGTTACTCTGTGCACGCCACTGTTAGAGCTGATCCAG AAAACAGAAGAGACACCAGTTTCCTCACCAGTCTGCCAGGAGCAGCCGAAAAGCTCAAAATCTTCAGTGCAGATCTTAATGATCCGGACAGTTTCGATGCAGCCATTGAAGGATGCAAGGGAGTCCTCCATGTTGCCACTCCTGTCGATTTCGAGAACAAAGAACCTGAGGAAGTAGTAATCGAAAGGGCAATCAGTGGAGCGCTAGGCATCGTGAAGGCATgcttaaaatcaaaaactgTAAAGAGAGTTGTTTATACTTCTAGTGCATCCGCAGTTCTGTTCAACAACAAGGATTTGGACATGATGGATGAGAGTTTTTGGACGGATGTGGATTTGGTTAGAGAAAAATTGGACCCGCACGTACGTTCTTACATGATTTCCAAGACTTTGACAGAAAGGGCAGCTCTTGAATTTGCAGCAGACCATCGACTGGATCTCGTGACAGTGATTCCTACTTTTGTTGTTGGTCCTTTCATCTGCCCCAAGTTCCCTGGCTCAGTGCGCACGACATTGGCTCTGGTTTTAG GGAACCAGCATGAATATGCTACTCTTCTGAATACATCAATggtgcatgttgatgatgtgGCAAGGGCACATATTTTCCTGCTTGAGTACCCTGATGCAAAAGGGAGATACAATTGTTCTTCGGACACAATCAGTCTTCAGAAGTTGGCTGAAATTCTTTCTGCCAAGTACCCAGAGTTCCCAATTCCAACAGCAGA TTCCTTAGCAGAAGTCCAAGGTATGAAAGTACCTGGTTTGTCATCAAAGAAACTCATGGATACAGgattcaaatttcaatatgGGGTTGAAGAAATGCTTGATGGAGCTATTAAGTGCTGCAAGGAAAAAGGCTATCTCTA G
- the LOC18614303 gene encoding protein transport Sec1a, translating to MSFSDSESSSHGGEREYKVFRQFSRDRLLYEMLGSSTSGGSKSAWKVLIMDKVTVKVMSHSCKMADITDQGVSLVEDLFRRRQPLPSMEAIYFIQPSKENIIMFLSDMSGREPLYKKAFVFFSSPVPKEFVNHIKSDTSVIPRIGALREMNLEYFPIDSQGFITDHETALEELFSEDAEKSRKFEVCLNTMATRIATVFASLKELPFVRYRAVKSQDASTATTRDLIPSKLAEAVWNSLLKYKSIPNFPQTETCELLILDRSVDQIAPVIHEWTYDAMCHDLLDMDGNKYVLEVPSKSGGPPEKKEVLLEDHDPVWLELRHAHIADASERLHDKMTNFKSRNKAAQVQSSRDGSELSTRDLQKIVQALPQYNEIVEKLSLHVEIAGTINKHIREMGLRELGQLEQDLVFGDAGAKDVISFLRTKQDASPENKLRLLMIYASVYPEKFEGDKASKLMQLAKLSPEDMKVINNMQLLGGSSQSKKATSGFSLKFDGQKTKQATRKDRTGEEETWQLFRFYPMIEELIENLSKGELPKNDYSCMNEPSAVVQDRPQNGSMRTRPTPAAPTEKRPAHSMRSRRTATWPRPHSSDDGYSSDSVLKNATADFKRMGQRIFIFIIGGATRSELRACHKLTAKLNREVVLGSSSLDDPPQYITTLKLLSEKDLSMGAPQPNFW from the exons ATGTCGTTTTCGGATTCTGAGTCGTCTTCTCATGGTGGTGAAAGAGAATACAAGGTCTTTCGACAGTTCAGCCGCGATC GGCTATTGTATGAAATGCTTGGATCTTCGACATCTGGAGGTTCAAAATCTGCTTGGAAG GTACTCATAATGGATAAAGTGACCGTCAAAGTCATGTCTCATTCGTGTAAAATGGCAGACATCACAGATCAAGGAGTTTCCT TGGTGGAAGACCTTTTCAGGAGAAGGCAGCCATTACCATCCATGGAAGCTATATATTTTATCCAGCCATCAAAAGAAAA TATTATCATGTTCTTATCTGACATGTCGGGAAGGGAGCCTTTATACAAGAA ggcatttgtattttttagtTCACCTGTTCCAAAGGAATTCGTTAATCACATCAAAAGCGACACAAGTGTGATACCTCGCATAGGTGCATTGAGAGAG ATGAATTTGGAATACTTTCCTATAGATAGTCAG GGTTTTATCACTGATCATGAAACAGCCTTGGAAGAACTCTTTAGTGAAGATGCTGAGAAGTCTCGCAAATTTGAAGTTTGTTTGAATACAATGGCAACTCGAATTGCCACAGTTTTTGCCTCACTGAAG GAGCTTCCATTTGTGCGATATCGTGCTGTCAAGTCACAAGATGCATCTACAGCGACAACCCGTGACTTAATTCCTTCTAAGCTTGCTGAAGCTGTTTGGAACTCTCTTTTGAAGTACAAATCTATTCCCAACTTTCCACAGACTGAAACATGCGAGCTGCTCATCTTGGATAGATCTGTTGACCAG ATTGCTCCTGTGATACATGAATGGACATATGATGCTATGTGCCATGATTTACTTGATATGGATGGAAACAAATATGTGCTTGAG GTTCCTAGCAAATCAGGTGGCCCACCTGAGAAAAAGGAGGTCCTTTTAGAAGATCACGATCCAGTTTGGTTAGAGCTTCGTCATGCACACATAGCCGAT GCAAGTGAGCGCTTGCATGATAAGATGACCAACTTTAAATCAAGGAACAAAGCCGCACAGGTTCAGAGCTCAAG AGATGGAAGTGAATTATCTACTCGAGACTTGCAGAAAATTGTGCAAGCTTTGCCACAATATAATGAAATAGTTGAAAAGCTCTCTCTGCATGTGGAG ATTGCTGGAACAATCAACAAACATATCAGGGAAATGGGGCTTCGTGAGCTTGGACAACTAGAACAGGATCTTGTTTTTGGAGATGCAGGAGCAAAGGACGTCATCAGCTTTCTGAGGACAAAGCAG GATGCATCTCCAGAAAATAAATTGCGTTTGCTAATGATTTACGCATCAGTCTATCCAGAGAAATTTGAGGGTGATAAAGCTTCAAAGCTTATGCAG TTGGCTAAATTATCACCAGAAGATATGAAAGTCATTAACAATATGCAATTACTTGGAGGATCATCACAAAGTAAAAAAGCAACCAGTGGTTTCTCGCTCAAGTTTGATGGCCAAAAG ACAAAACAAGCAACAAGAAAAGACCGAACTGGAGAGGAAGAAACTTGGCAACTATTTCGGTTTTATCCCATGATAGAG GAGCTTATTGAAAATCTTAGCAAAGGTGAGCTGCCAAAGAACGACTATTCATGTATGAATGAACCAAGTGCAGTTGTCCAGGACAGACCCCAAAATGGATCGATGCGGACAAGACCAACTCCAGCTGCGCCTACGGAGAAAAGGCCTGCTCATTCAATGAGATCAAGACGAACAGCAACGTGGCCACGGCCTCACTCTTCTGATGATGGATATTCCAG TGATTCAGTTCTGAAAAATGCAACTGCTGATTTCAAGAGAATGGGACAgcgtatttttatatttatcattGGTGGGGCAACTCGATCTGAG CTACGAGCATGTCACAAACTCACAGCAAAACTGAATAGGGAAGTTGTCCTGGGTTCTTCTAGTTTGGATGATCCTCCACAATATATTACG ACACTGAAGCTGCTGTCAGAAAAGGATCTATCCATGGGTGCCCCACAACCCAACTTTTGGTGA
- the LOC18614302 gene encoding transducin beta-like protein 2, with protein MDPILSVVALSVVLGAVIVFVFFKSYFLKQRSEVQTIAKPELHSDPKKPSKPPQPIFRKSHAKHHSKDQNKRHHPLDLNTLKGHADSVAGLCFSSDGRNLATACADGVVRVFKLEDASSKSFKFLRITVPAGGHPMAVVFSEDASSIVVASQTLTGCSLYMYGEEKQKATNDSKQQTKLPLPEIKWEHHKIHEKRAILTLTGATASYGTADGSTIIASCSEGTDIVLWHGKTGKVLGHVDTNQLKNTMATISPNGRFLAAAAFTADVKVWEIVYSKDGSVKEVLNVMQLKGHKSAVTWLCFSPSSEQIITASKDGSIRIWNINVRYHLDEDPKTLKVFPIPLCDSSGSTLLYDRLCLSPDGKILATTHGSTLQWLCMDTGKVLDTAEKAHDGDITWMSWSPKPIPLGNEQVVVLATASVDKKVKLWAAPSVNSS; from the exons ATGGATCCGATTCTTTCAGTTGTGGCGCTTTCAGTTGTTCTGGGAGCTGTGATCGTTTTCGTTTTCTTCAAAAGCTACTTTCTCAAACAAAGATCTGAAGTTCAGACCATTGCGAAACCTGAGCTCCATTCAGATCCCAAAAAGCCCTCGAAGCCTCCTCAGCCTATCTTTAGAAAGTCTCACGCTAAACATCACTCGAAG GATCAAAACAAGCGTCATCATCCATTGGATTTGAACACTCTTAAAGGTCATGCGGATTCAGTCGCAGGGCTGTGCTTCTCCTCTGATGGTCGTAATTTGGCAACTG CTTGCGCTGATGGAGTGGTTAGGGTATTTAAGTTGGAGGATGCTTCAAGTAAAAGTTTCAA GTTTTTAAGAATTACTGTGCCTGCTGGAGGTCATCCAATGGCTGTTGTATTTTCTGAGGATGCATCTTCTATAGTTGTGGCTTCTCAGACTCTGACTGGTTGTTCCTTGTATATGTatggagaagaaaaacaaaaagctaCTAATGATTCCAAGCAACAGACAAAGCTTCCTCTCCCAGAAATTAAGTGGGAACATCACAAAATCCATGAAAAAAGAGCAATTTTGACCTTAACCGGAGCTACTGCAAGTTATGGCACTGCAGATGGGAGTACGATTATTGCCTCTTGTTCAGAAG GTACGGATATCGTACTTTGGCATGGGAAAACTGGGAAAGTTTTAGGGCATGTTGATACTAATCAGTTGAAAAACACCATGGCTACTATTTCACCCAATGGCCGTTTTCTTGCTGCTGCAGCCTTTACAGCAGATGTAAAG GTTTGGGAGATTGTATATTCAAAGGATGGTTCTGTCAAGGAGGTTTTAAACGTTATGCAGCTTAAAGGGCACAAG AGTGCGGTTACTTGGTTATGCTTTTCTCCAAGCTCAGAGCAAATTATTACAGCATCCAAGGATGGTTCAATAAGAATTTGGAACATCAATG TTCGATACCATCTTGATGAGGATCCAAAAACTCTGAAGGTGTTTCCAATACCACTTTGTGATTCAAGTGGATCGACTTTGCTGTATGATCGTCTTTGTTTATCCCCTGATGGAAAGATACTGGCGACAACACATGGTTCAACATTGCAGTGGCTATGCATGGATACAGGAAAGGTTTTGGATACAGCTGAGAAGGCCCATGATG